A stretch of the Arachis stenosperma cultivar V10309 chromosome 6, arast.V10309.gnm1.PFL2, whole genome shotgun sequence genome encodes the following:
- the LOC130934774 gene encoding uncharacterized protein LOC130934774, whose protein sequence is MADVPPPTPSELLRMVTELQQANQQMAEENRRMQEQIAQLVANRLEHNDDLHNREENHERRSIPTHVSETPQQEEEEAQHTERSQPDDEEDERDNSAGPFTADIMNFQLPQQFTLPNTLTPYDGLGDPKQHIKKFRSIMIVNGASDPILCRCFPSFLDGPALDWFCSLPADSISRFQELAKQFEDHFAASAIYQHDSDYLTTIKQGPQESLKDYITRFTKVAMRIPDLHPEVHLHAIKSGLRPGKFQETIAVSKPKTLAEFREKAKGQIDVEELRQARKTEKSTAAKDDDKPRDSKKTFKPVPRYESYTQFNTKRDDIIKEILNSKLIKPPRKAGAYPESKTVDKSKYCTFHQKHGHTTDECVIAKDLLERLARQGHLDKFIAGRMQKNTTSASDLVTASPSSKEKDKTPAQPRGIINCISGGYAGGGHTSSARKRTYRAMLAVTDAPKVPQPIQDLPEMTFGSTDFNHTDANFDDPVVISIQLGDLIVRKVLLDPGSSADVLFFTTFEKMKLSNKILQPYHGDLVGFSGERVPVLGSVWLQTTLGEQPLFKTQDIQYLVVDCFSPYNLILGRPFLNKFTAIVSTVHLCVKFPVQDNLVATIHGDLHEARQCYNTSLKPIKRNNVVQINSIQPDQPSLTEIDPRADFEDRPMPNEDLAKVTLTEDPAKYTFMGTSISKEEKESLTTFLRQNADLFAWTSADMPGIDPSVITHRLAINPEVRPVSQKKRNLGAEKRLASLAEVKKLIAANFIREIRFTTWLANVVMVKKSNGKWRMCVDFTDLNRACPKDAYPLPCIDTLVDNSCGYDSLSFMDAYSGYNQILMHPSDKEKTAFITEYGNYCYNVMPFGLKNAGATYQRLMNKVFEHQIGRNIEVYVDDMVAKTMVGNSHIQDLAEIFGQIRRYNMRLNPEKCVFGVRGGKFLGFILTSRGIEANPEKCQAILDMQSPKTVKEVQRLTGRLAALSRFLPCLAAKSFTFFQCLKKKTKNFEWTADCESAFQSLKQFLSKPPVLQKPKPNEPLYVYLSITDTAISSVLVTETQKVQQPIYFVSKSLQGAELRYPKLEKLALALVFSSRRLRPYFQGHTIIVRTEQPLRHVLSKPELAGRLIKWAIELSEFDIQYQPRGSVKSQYLADFVAELTQPNMDEQNSAWSLFVDGASNPQGSGAGVLLESPEGVILEHSLRFSFKASNNQAEYEALLAGLRLAIDLHITSLKVYCDSLLIVQQVNQVFQTKDQLLLKYLELVQQLVNGFRKIEICHIPREQNHRADILSKLATTQSHTATLLQSTLDKPSIHVMSTLSISNETSWQLPYIQYLKEGSLPKETSDKKRFRRQASFFNLINNTLYRRGYSRPLLKCLDRNDADLALAEAHEGICGIHSGARTLAQKILRAGFYWPSLWEDSRKKVRTCDQCQKHAPIINIPAEQLHQSIISWPFNQWGIDILGPFPTAPGQLKYLVVAIDYFSKWIEAQPLARITSSQMISFVWKQIICRFGIPRHVVTDNDRQFTDHSFKDFLQKLKISHHFSSVEHPQSNGLAEAASKVVLHALRKKLDNAKGLWAELIPEVLWSYNTTVHTSTKETPFRLVYGSEAMIPLEVSQQSLRALAENHDQARRAELDLIEEIRNTAVVRHQALQQQLNQRHAKRVKPRSFNIGDLVLRKTEAARRPPSHGKLAATWDGPYRILEVLGRGAYRLEHLDGTKIPSSWNVTSLKQYFS, encoded by the coding sequence ATGGCTGACGTCCCTCCCCCGACCCCATCTGAGCTCCTTCGGATGGTGACCGAACTTCAGCAAGCAAACCAACAAATGGCGGAGGAAAACCGAAGAATGCAGGAACAAATTGCGCAGTTGGTTGCTAATCGGTTGGAACACAATGATGATCTGCACAATCGAGAGGAAAATCATGAACGTCGGTCAATACCGACTCATGTTTCAGAAACGCCTCAgcaggaagaagaagaagctcagCATACAGAAAGATCCCAACCAGACGATGAGGAAGATGAGCGCGACAATTCTGCCGGACCATTCACGGCCGACATTATGAATTTTCAGCTGCCTCAACAGTTCACCCTGCCGAACACTCTGACCCCTTATGATGGATTGGGAGATCCAAAGCAGCATATCAAGAAATTCCGATCTATTATGATCGTTAATGGTGCATCTGACCCTATTTTATGCCGTTGTTTTCCATCTTTTTTAGACGGTCCTGCACTTGACTGGTTTTGTTCTTTGCCTGCAGATTCAATATCGCGTTTTCAAGAGCTGGCAAAGCAGTTCGAAGACCACTTTGCAGCATCTGCAATATACCAACACGATTCTGACTACCTGACGACGATCAAACAAGGACCCCAAGAGAGCCTTAAGGATTATATTACTCGTTTTACAAAAGTTGCAATGAGGATCCCCGACCTTCATCCTGAAGTCCATCTCCATGCAATCAAGAGCGGCCTCCGTCCGGGAAAATTTCAGGAGACGATAGCTGTAAGTAAACCAAAAACCTTGGCCGAATTCCGCGAAAAAGCCAAGGGACAGATAGACGTCGAAGAACTTCGGCAAGCCCGGAAAACAGAAAAGTCAACCGCGGCCAAGGACGATGATAAGCCCCGCGACAGTAAGAAAACATTCAAGCCGGTTCCCCGTTATGAGTCGTACACCCAATTCAACACAAAGAGAGATGACATTATTAAAGAAATACTCAACTCAAAGTTGATCAAGCCTCCTCGTAAAGCCGGCGCCTATCCGGAGTCTAAGACCGTTGATAAATCCAAATACTGCACCTTTCATCAGAAGCATGGTCACACAACGGATGAATGTGTGATCGCTAAAGATCTCCTAGAACGCCTCGCAAGACAGGGACATCTGGACAAGTTCATTGCCGGGCGTATGCAGAAGAATACAACCTCGGCTTCCGACCTTGTGACAGCAAGTCCCTCATCAAAGGAAAAAGACAAAACACCAGCCCAACCCAGAGGAATCATAAACTGTATTTCAGGAGGATATGCAGGAGGCGGACATACAAGCTCGGCGCGGAAGAGGACTTATCGGGCCATGTTGGCCGTTACAGATGCCCCTAAAGTACCCCAGCCGATCCAAGATCTGCCAGAGATGACTTTCGGATCAACCGACTTTAATCATACTGATGCTAATTTCGACGATCCTGTAGTGATTTCTATCCAGTTGGGGGACCTAATAGTCCGCAAAGTGCTTCTCGACCCCGGAAGTAGTGCAGACGTCCTATTCTTTACAACCTTCGAAAAGATGAAACTAAGTAACAAAATTTTGCAGCCATATCATGGAGACTTGGTCGGATTTTCCGGGGAACGAGTCCCTGTTTTGGGTTCCGTGTGGTTACAAACCACACTCGGTGAGCAACCATTATTTAAGACACAAGACATTCAATATCTTGTTGTCGACTGTTTTAGCCCTTACAATCTAATATTAGGTAGACCATTTTTGAATAAATTTACAGCAATTGTGTCTACAGTTCATCTGTGTGTTAAGTTCCCTGTGCAGGATAATTTAGTGGCAACAATACATGGTGACCTCCATGAAGCTCGGCAATGCTATAATACAAGCCTGAAGCCGATCAAAAGGAACAACGTGGTTCAGATCAACTCCATCCAACCTGACCAACCGAGTTTAACGGAAATAGACCCCAGAGCCGACTTTGAAGATCGGCCCATGCCGAATGAAGATTTAGCAAAGGTGACCTTGACTGAGGACCCCGCCAAATACACCTTCATGGGGACATCTATCAGTAAAGAGGAGAAGGAATCACTCACAACGTTTTTACGACAAAATGCCGACTTGTTTGCCTGGACATCTGCCGATATGCCCGGAATAGATCCATCTGTTATCACCCACAGGTTGGCAATTAATCCAGAAGTTCGCCCAGTCtctcaaaagaaaagaaacctCGGAGCAGAAAAACGCCTCGCGTCCCTGGCCGAGGTAAAAAAGCTCATTGCCGCAAATTTCATCAGAGAAATTAGGTTCACAACATGGCTCGCCAATGTTGTTATGGTAAAAAAGAGTAACGGTAAGTGGCGCATGTGCGTCGATTTTACTGACCTAAATAGGGCATGCCCCAAAGATGCTTATCCTTTACCATGTATTGACACTTTAGTTGACAATTCCTGTGGTTATGATTCGCTGAgttttatggacgcatactctgGTTATAACCAGATCCTCATGCATCCATCAGACAAAGAAAAAACTGCCTTTATAACTGAATATGGTAATTACTGCTATAATGTCATGCCTTTTGGTCTAAAGAATGCAGGTGCAACATATCAGCgattaatgaataaagtcttcgaGCACCAAATAGGTCGGAATATCGAAgtctatgtggacgacatgGTGGCAAAGACCATGGTCGGCAACTCTCACATACAGGACTTAGCTGAGATCTTTGGGCAGATCCGACGATATAACATGAGACTGAATCCCGAAAAGTGTGTGTTCGGAGTACGTGGGGGAAAATTCCTCGGATTCATCCTTACCAGCCGAGGAATTGAGGCAAACCCTGAAAAATGTCAGGCGATTCTTGATATGCAAAGCCCAAAAACGGTAAAGGAGGTGCAACGACTAACAGGACGCCTCGCCGCCTTATCCAGATTTCTACCCTGTTTGGCAGCAAAATCTTTTACCTTTTTCCAAtgtttaaaaaagaaaacaaaaaattttgaatgGACCGCAGACTGTGAATCAGCGTTTCAAAGTTTAAAACAATTTCTTTCAAAACCACCAGTTTTACAAAAACCAAAACCTAATGAGCCATTATATGTATACTTGTCTATTACTGATACAGCAATTAGTTCTGTCCTTGTAACAGAAACGCAGAAAGTTCAGCAACCGATCTATTTTGTGAGTAAATCACTGCAGGGTGCCGAGCTTCGTTACCCAAAAttggaaaagctggcgttagcCTTAGTCTTCTCCTCCAGACGACTCCGACCATATTTCCAGGGACACACTATCATCGTCAGAACCGAACAACCTCTTCGGCACGTCCTCTCAAAGCCGGAATTGGCGGGCAGACTTATCAAATGGGCAATCGAACTTTCTGAATTCGATATCCAATACCAGCCAAGAGGATCCGTCAAGTCCCAATATCTAGCAGATTTTGTCGCAGAACTTACCCAACCAAATATGGACGAGCAGAACTCGGCCTGGAGTCTGTTTGTAGATGGAGCTTCAAATCCACAGGGGTCAGGTGCAGGGGTATTGCTCGAAAGCCCTGAAGGTGTCATCCTCGAACATTCCCTCCGATTCTCCTTCAAGGCCAGTAATAACCAAGCAGAGTATGAAGCCCTCCTCGCGGGGCTCAGGTTAGCAATTGATTTACACATTACCTCCCTAAAGGTTTACTGCGATTCTCTATTAATAGTGCAACAGGTTAATCAAGTTTTTCAAACTAAAGATCAGCTTTTATTGAAATACTTAGAGCTTGTGCAGCAGTTGGTAAATGGCTTtcgaaaaattgaaatttgCCACATTCCTAGAGAACAAAATCATAGGGCTGATATTCTATCAAAACTAGCTACTACACAGTCACACACAGCAACATTATTACAGTCAACCTTAGACAAACCGAGCATACATGTCATGAGCACTTTAAGCATTTCCAATGAAACAAGTTGGCAACTACCTTACATACAGTATTTAAAAGAGGGTTCTCTTCCCAAAGAAACCtcagataagaaaagatttcgACGACAAgcttctttctttaatttaataaataatactCTGTATAGGCGGGGATACTCCCGACCTCTTTTGAAATGTCTGGACAGGAATGATGCTGACCTTGCGTTAGCCGAAGCCCATGAAGGAATATGTGGAATACATTCAGGGGCAAGGACCCTCGCACAGAAAATACTTCGAGCCGGTTTTTACTGGCCGAGTTTATGGGAGGATAGCAGAAAGAAGGTCAGAACTTGTGACCAGTGTCAAAAACACGCACCGATCATTAACATCCCAGCGGAGCAGCTTCACCAGTCTATAATAAGCTGGCCGTTTAACCAGTGGGGAATCGACATCCTCGGCCCCTTTCCTACCGCACCAGGACAGCTGAAATATTTGGTTGTGGCTATTGACTACTTCAGCAAATGGATTGAAGCACAACCCCTAGCAAGAATCACATCCTCCCAGATGATATCATTCGTGTGGAAACAAATCATATGCAGATTCGGAATTCCCCGGCATGTTGTTACCGACAATGATCGGCAGTTCACCGATCATAGTTTTAAAGACTTCTTACAGAAGCTGAAGATAAGCCACCACTTTTCATCGGTGGAACACCCACAATCTAATGGCTTAGCAGAAGCCGCCAGCAAGGTCGTCCTACACGCTTTAAGGAAGAAGCTCGACAACGCCAAAGGACTCTGGGCCGAGCTAATCCCAGAGGTATTATGGTCGTACAATACTACCGTGCATACATCAACGAAGGAAACACCTTTTAGGTTGGTCTATGGATCCGAGGCTATGATTCCCTTAGAAGTTTCACAACAATCATTAAGAGCCTTAGCAGAGAATCACGATCAAGCTCGCCGAGCAGAACTTGACTTGATAGAAGAAATCAGAAATACAGCAGTCGTCCGTCACCAGGCCCTTCAGCAGCAACTAAATCAAAGACATGCCAAACGAGTAAAACCGAGGTCTTTCAACATTGGAGATCTGGTCCTAAGGAAAACCGAAGCGGCTCGGCGACCACCCTCTCACGGAAAGCTCGCAGCAACATGGGACGGACCCTACCGTATACTTGAGGTCCTCGGCAGAGGAGCTTACAGACTAGAACATTTGGATgggaccaagattccgagttcATGGAATGTCACTTCTTTAAAGCAATATTTCAGTTAA
- the LOC130935113 gene encoding glycosyltransferase BC10-like, translating to MKEELAWTKFLRNLLIMVVGSRNRPQLRRPTWIIVLISIVCVFLVAAYIYPPQTPKHSACYFFSSQGCGTTRVEVPKAVARELTDRELESRVVINEILNVDPAKTRIPKVAFLFLTPGSLPFEKLWHMFFKGHEGKFSVYLHASREKPVHVSPYFVGREIHSEPVGWGKFSMVEAERRLLANALLDPDNQHFVLLSDSCIPVRKFDFMYNYLLLTNVSFVDCYVDAGPHGNGRYIERMLPEVEMKDFRKGSQWFSMKRQHAIIVMADSLYFTKFKHHCRPNMEGGKNCYADEHYLPTFFSMRDPGGIANWSVTYVDWSERKWHPRSYKARDISHQLIRKIASIDQSPHYTSDIKRSVVITPCILNNLKRPCYLFARKFFPETRDKLIQIFSNSTLF from the exons ATGAAGGAAGAACTTGCATGGACGAAGTTCTTAAGGAATCTTCTGATCATGGTTGTTGGATCAAGAAACCGGCCGCAGTTGAGGAGGCCGACTTGGATTATTGTTCTGATCTCCATAGTGTGCGTCTTTCTGGTTGCTGCTTATATTTATCCGCCGCAAACCCCTAAACACTCAGCATGCTATTTCTTTTCCTCTCAAGGTTGTGGTACTACACGTGTTGAGGTTCCGAAAGCTGTTGCCCGGGAATTAACTGATCGAGAGCTTGAATCCCGGGTTGTTATTAATGAGATTCTCAATGTTGACCCTGCCAAGACCAGGATCCCAAAAGTTGCTTTCTTGTTTTTGACTCCAGGATCGTTGCCTTTTGAGAAACTATGGCACATGTTCTTTAAG GGCCATGAGGGCAAATTCAGTGTCTATTTACATGCATCGAGGGAAAAACCTGTACATGTTAGCCCCTATTTTGTTGGCAGAGAAATTCATAGTGAACCG GTAGGTTGGGGAAAATTTTCCATGGTTGAAGCAGAACGAAGGCTGTTGGCAAATGCACTCTTAGATCCCGACAACCAACATTTTGTCTTGCTATCTGATAG TTGTATACCCGTGCGCAAGTTTGACTTCATGTACAACTACTTGTTATTAACAAATGTCAGCTTTGTTGACTG ctatgtgGATGCTGGTCCTCATGGAAATGGCAGGTATATAGAGCGTATGTTGCCAGAAGTTGAAATGAAAGATTTCCGGAAGGGTTCACAG TGGTTCTCAATGAAGCGGCAACATGCTATAATAGTTATGGCAGACAGTCTCTACTTTACAAAATTCAAGCATCATTGCAGG CCAAACATGGAGGGAGGAAAGAACTGCTACGCTGATGAACACTACTTGCCAACCTTTTTTAGT ATGCGTGATCCGGGTGGAATTGCAAATTGGTCAGTGACCTATGTTGATTGGTCTGAAAGAAAATGGCATCCAAGGTCATACAAGGCTCGGGATATTAGTCATCAACTCATTAGAAAAATAGCA TCCATTGACCAGAGTCCGCATTATACAAGCGATATAAAG AGATCAGTGGTGATCACACCTTGCATATTGAACAATTTGAAACGACCGTGTTATTTATTTGCCCGGAAATTTTTCCCAGAAACTCGGGATAAGTTGATACAGATTTTCTCCAACTCTACATTATTCTGA